The candidate division KSB1 bacterium genome segment TCAAAACAATGGACTCTATCGGATCGATTTGCATTTTGCTGAGATCCAGCACCAATCCACAGGAAGGCGGGTATTCGATGTCAAAATCGAAGACCAGCTTGTGTTGGAGAATTTTGATATCTTTGCTGAGGCAGGTCGCTTCACTGCTTATGCTAAATCTGTGCAAATTGAAGTGAATGACAGGCAAATTGATATTTCCTTTACAGCGAAAACTGGTGAAAGCTGCATATCGGCCATTGAGCTCTTCCTTACCCCAATTATGGCGGTTCAGCCAACGACATTGAAGTTCGGCTCGCTGTTGACTAAAAGGCAATTTCAAGTGGTTAACGCTGGTCCAGTGGAACTGAACTGGAGAGCGATCAACCAGAAAAATGACCCTTGGATCAAATCAATAGTGCCAGCAAGCGGGAAATTGGCCCCTGCAGATACGCAACTGGTCGCCGCCATCATCGATCGAACGGCGCTATCGGATAGCGTACATCTGGGGCATATCACTATTGAGAGCGAAGGCAATGTTCAAAATATCATTTTGGCAGCCGAGACTGGACATCAGCCAGTTCGGATCAATTGTGCTGGCCCCGAATATCTGGACAGCCAGAAACAACTCTGGTTCGATGACCTGTTAGCCAGCGACGCCCAGAAATTAACTTGCCAAGACACAATCCAGAACAGTAGTGATGATGATTTATATCAAACTGCATGGGTTGGTTTGAACAAGTATCAACTTCCAGTTCAGCATAACGGCCTTTATGGGTTTGCATTGCATTTCGCGGAGATCCAGTACCAAACGGCTGGAGACCGAGTTTTCGATATCCAAATCGAAGATAGCCTGATGTTCAAAGATCTCGACATCTGTGCTGAGGCTGGGGTTCGGACCGCTCTAATCAAAACCGGAAAAATTACCATTTCAGACAATCAATTCGATATATCCTTTATCGCGAAGGCTGGTGCGCCGATTATCGCTGCGATTGAACTCTATCAAACTTCGCAGCTTGCCGTGGCCCCGACCTCATTAAAGTTCGGCTCTTTGCTCACACAACGAAGCTTCAGCCTCGTAAATACTGGTTCGATCCCAATGAATTGGTCCCTAACCAACCCATCGAACCTACCTTGGGTGAAACAAATGGTTCCGAGCAATGGCGTGCTCGCTCCTTCCGACACCCAAGCTGTAACTATTGCAATTGACCGCAGCGAATTGCCAGATAGCTCAGATTTTGTTGGTACGATTGAAGTGGTGAGCGATGGGGGTAATCAATCAGTCGTCCTGAAGTTAGCTACAACAAAAGAACCATTGCGCATCAATTGCGGCGGCTGGGAATGGGTGGATGAAGCAGGAAATTATTGGTTCGAAGATGTCTTCGCCGAAGATGGTCAGCCGGTAACATCCGTCGATAGTATCGCAAATACCGAGAACGACTGGTTGTACCAAACTGTCCAAAAAGCACCGCTTCGCTATCATTTGCCGATCCAGAAAAACGGCCGCTATGGGATCACTTTGCATTTTGTGGAGCTTGAGCACCAAGCCGCAGGCCAACGCCAGTTCGATGTTCAGATCGAGGATAGCCTTGTTCTAGAAAATCTCGACGTATTCGCTGAATGCGGCCGTCTGACTGCGCTGATCAAGCAGGTGGTGGTCGAAGTGCAGGATCACCAGCTCGACATTAAATTCATCGCGAAAAATGGTGAACCGAGCATCGCAGGGATAGAAGTGGCTGAAGCACCCCAACTTCCCAGCGGTTTGGTCGACAACAACGATCAGCAGACGATCCCAAACCAGTTCGAATTGGCTCAGAACTATCCGAACCCGTTCAACATGGAAACCCAGATTCGCTTTGCTCTACCAATTGCTGGAAGAGTGACCCTGGAAATCTATAATCTATTAGGTCAAAAGCAACGAACTTTGCTGCAACAGGACATGAGTGCTGGGTTCCATTCGATTCATTGGGACGGTCGCGATCAGAATGGAGCTTCAGTCAGCTCTGGCGTTTACATCTATAAAATTCAGATAACGCCTAAGGACCAAAAGCATCCCGCATTTCAACAGGTGAAAAAGATGCTGCTATTGAAATAGCCCCAATGGACCTCGCAGCAGGGCAATGCTTTGCTACAATGCTACGCCGCGGGTCTATCCAGAACTCTTGAAATCCGTCCATCTTAAAAACGTTCGCCAGTTGACAGAAAACTATTTGCGACCAGGCCTGTCAACTGGCGAATTTTTTTGGATCGATGGTGATGGTTTTTACATGCTGGATACCTCTACAGCGAAATTCAACCCGTTTTATCATCTAATAATTGCTTCCTCTGAAAGATCGAAGATTTTTCTAATTCGACCTAAAACCCTAAAGAGAAAAGCGGCATGCAAAAATTGACCCAAGAAACACACGAAAGGGTACAACTCCTATTCTTTGAGAACAGGCTTTCGCGTTTTGTTGTGAGCAAAATTTCTTTTCAAGCCGCTTGAATTCATTTTTGAAATAAAGGTTCAATTTGAAATGTGGTTCAGCTTTCTCGCGCTGATTTATTATCACGTCGCTGCGAACGGATTTTTTCCCTGACAAAAGAGGCGCTTTCAGAACAAAAACCGAACAAGTAAAAGAGGGCTCTTGGATTATCGAACAAAAGAAAGCTTTTTCAATATCGTACCCCACCGTTTCAAATGAAAGTAAATCCGCTCAAAAATTTTTGCCAATAGAAGACTCCAATGGCTGATTTTTGTTTCCGGGATGAATGAGTTCCAATAAGAAATAGTTGTAATAATAAAAAAACTATTTTGCATTTTTCAAGAAAAAATTATATATTCATGCCGTTTAAACAATAATAATTTGGGATCGAGATTTCCTTTTACGCTCCAGGCTAGAATGTAATTAAATTCTCTTCTGACCCGATGAGAGGGCAAAAATCTCAAATTTCGTAAAACAGGTAGTATCACGAACAGCCGATCGACTTAATGTATCCATTTTGTTTGTTGGGAAATTGACTTCTGCAGAATCACAAAAATGAATCATCGCAATGATTGTTCGAGTGAGGAAGACGAAACACTCTGGTGGTCATAAAAGAATCATTTCATTTCTCCCCAGCAATCGATGGTTCGGAAACTAAATTTTTTCTATTCTGGGCAAATCTCAGGTGCAATTATTTAGGAGGCAGAATGAAAAAATACATCCTTTTGTTTGCCATTGTTGGAACATTGAACTGCGCTGCAAATCGAATCCAATTTGAGCAGTTCTCAGTTTCATTAAATCTACCAGTGGCGCCAGATAGTTCGGTAACTATTGGCAGCGATGAACAATTTTTCGGAGTGCTCTGGCTTGCTGAAATTATAAAAGCCGAACAAGTCCAGCCAGAAAAAATTAAACTCATCCAGAATTACGGCCGATATTTCATCTGTGCTGACGGTTTCAAACACGTCTGGATGATTGAACCACAACGAGACGGCATGTCGGCGAAATTCAAAGCCATCGATGTGACACCAAAAGATAAGACCGACGATTATCGTCAAATTGGGTTATCTCGATATGGCACACGAGACCATGCCTGTGTGAAGTTTCGATTTAATCAGCACGAGATCTTTATCGATAGAAAGGGTAACATCCATGAAAAATGTGGTAAGTAGATTCATCTTTTTGATCGCGCTTTGTTGGGGGACGTTCGTGATTGCGCAGGACATACAGGAGATGTATGATGCTGCAAAACAAGCCCTGCTACAGGGCGATTATATGCTCGCACTGACCCGGATTTCCGATGCTCAAGCGCAAATTGAAATCGATCCGAATTTGGATCCAAACGGGGTATTTGGTAAAAAGCTACTACCAAAATTGCAGACTGTAGCCAATAATATGGCCGCGATCATCCGCAGCTTGGAGGCGCTTTATGCACAAGCCCAGGTTGAATCCGTTTTCCCGGATCTTCCTCCATCTGTTGAATCAGTTACTCAATATACCCAAATGGCCCGAAGCATGAGCGAGAAACTCATTGCTCATCGAGATTCCATCCTCTCCATTTATGAATTGGAGCCAGAGTTCAAGTTGGCGATTCGAAACCTGCCATCGGTCAGGCAGATCGAACAATTCGCATCTATCGGGATCATGGATCGGCTCTCGAGCAAATTCAGTTTATTAGCCGAAGTGCTCACCGATTCAATCCGATCGATCAATACTCGATATGCTGCATTAACCGAGGACCTGGAGAAATTAAAACGCTCCGCTGCAGCAAGCCGAGCCGAACGGAAGAAATTAGAGCAACAATTGGCTGCTCTCTCGCAGGAACGAGATAATTATATGCATGCGATCTCAGAGATGCTAATGGGCCTGCCCACCGCCGAAAACGAAACAAGGCAGATGATCCTCCTTGATCAAAACCTTGATACCGCCTTCAGCACCGCTATTGAAACTGAAATCAAGCGCGTTGAAGCAATGACCGAAGTGGATTCCCTTGGTCATAAGGAACTGCTAAAAAACTTCGAGCGGATGAAACAATATAATCAAATTTTCACCAAGAACAATGTGGCTGCGGATCATTCGGCTTTACTGGCGCGATACGAAGCGGCTATCCAGCGAGTGAAGGTGGTTCAGCCTGAAAAAACCAATTACGTTTTTTATATCGGAATAGCCTTAGCCGTGCTCATTTTGGGATTCATCATTTATCAATTTGTCGTTTCTTCGCGAAAAAGAAAAACAGCAAAAGAATCGCCTGATCAACGGGATTCGGATTTCTAATCCCATCTAAATTGGCGTCCAGCACGATCCGACCTTCGGAAATGGGCTTCCTGATGAAGGATGTAAATCCCTCAACAACGAATGTGGCACTTTGATGCAAAATTCGGTTGGTTGATTAATTAGAGCTGAGGATGGCGGGAGATGAACAGACTCCCTTGGGGCCAGAGATGATCCCTTTGCCAATTAGTTGACCAGGTTAAGAATTGGAGAATTCCTCATGGCGTCAACGGATCAAATCATTGAACAAGCGCACCAAGCAGCGCTGAGATTTCGGAGACTGAATCAACAGCAAACCGATCAAATCGTTCGAGCCGTTTATCTCGCCGCAATGAATCACAGGATTGAATTGGCCAAGCTGGCGGCAGAGGAAACCCAGTTAGGAATATGGCAACATAAAGTGATCAAAAATGTGATCGCAAGTCAGCTTGTCTATGAGCATATCAAAGATCAGAAAACGGTGGGGGTAATTTATTCGGATTCTTGCTCCGGGATCATCGAACTGGCCCAACCGATCGGCCCGATTTTGGGCCTGATTCCTGTCATCAATCCAACCTCCACTGCCATTTTTAAAATATTGATCGCCATGAAGACCCGAAATCCAATCATCCTCAGCTCCACGCCGATGTCGAAAAACTGTGTTGCAGAAACCAGTCGCATCTGTGACGAAGCGGCACGAGAAGCAGGCGCTCCGGAGCATTGCATCCAATGGCTAGGTAAGCCCAATTTGGCAAAGACCAAGGAACTGATGAGCCATAAAAGATTGTCTTTGATCTTGGCGACTGGGACGAACGAATTGGTCAAAGCAGCCTACAGCTCTGGCACGCCAACAATCGGGGTTGGCGCAGGAAATGTGCCAGTATACATCGGCGCATCTGCTGATATTCCGTTTGCCGTGAATAATATTTTATTATCGAAAACATTTGATAACGGTTCTGTTTGTGCCAGCGAACAAGCGATTGTGGTCAAAAAGGAGATTTCCGATGCAGTGATTGCTGAATTCAAGCGGCAAAAGGCCTATTTTTTAAATGAGGATGAAATCGAGAAGGTGGAACGTATCGCTTATGATCGAGAGCGCGGGATGATGTCCCCTGCGGTCGTCGGACAATCCGTTCAGCGGATCGCCCAAATGGCCGGGATCTCAGTCCCGCAGGATACATCGGTGCTTGTTGCCATCCTTGACGAGGTATCTCCCAACTGCCCGCTATCAGCAGAAATTCTGGCGCCAATTTTAGCTTTTTATATCGAACCAGATTTTGAAACAGCCATCCAGCGCTGCGCCCAGATCACTCAATTCGGCGGTATCGGTCATACAGCAGTGATTTATTCCAACAATCCAGAACGAATCGAATATTTTTCGAACATGATCGATGTCGCCAGGATCTTGGTGAATACCCCATCGACTCAGGGCGCGTTGGGCGGGACATTTAACACTTTGCCCCCTTCATTCACTCTAAGCTGCGGTTCGGGCGGGAAAAATAGCACCACTGATAACATCTCCATTCGACACTTGCTCAATATCCATCGCATCTGCCGGCGTCGGATGAATGAACGCTGGAGCAATCTTGATCATGATATCTACCTCGACCCAGCCTGGACTGCTGAAGCGATAGAAAGAGAATTCAATAAAAATATCTGATCCCTATCCTTTCAATGCCAGGTTCGGTCATTTCCCTCCCATTGAAGGACCATAGGATCCGCCTCTGCGATGCGATCGAGACGATCCAATCCCCCTTGAATGCTGATGTCTCTAATTTGCCCTTTAGGTTACCCCTCAAAGATATATCAAAAAGATCGCAGAGGCAACTGACACAGACCACCGATTTCGTTTAGCACCGCATTTAAAGCACGGGGAGATATCGCTGCAATTCCCAACTCGTCACTTGGGCGCGATAATTCTCCCACTCGATCTCCTTGTTTTCGAGAAATTTCTCATAGACGTGGTCGCCCAAGGTTCGCCTGAGCCACTCGCTCTGTCGTGCGATTTGAATGGCCTCATGCAAATCTTTTGGCAAAGAAGCGATCCCCAGTTCCTTTCGCTCCTTTTCAGTCATCGTATAAACATTGCGCTCAACTGGTGGGGCCAACTCATATCCCTTTTCGATCCCTTCCAACCCAGCAGAAAGCATCACCGCAAAGGCAAGATACGGGTTGCAAGCTGGATCTGGAGAGCGCAATTCTACGCGGGTAGCCATTTCATTGCCGGGCTTATAACCAGGGACGCGGATCAAATCAGATCGGTTTCTCGTCGCCCAGGAGAGATAGACCGGCGCTTCGTACCCAGGTACCAGCCGCTTATAGGAATTGACCCATTGGTTCGTGATGACAGTAAACTCTGGTGCGTGTTTCAACAATCCAGCAATGTATTTCTTGGCGACATCTGATAGATGATATGGGTCTGTGGGGCTAAAAAACGCGTTGGAATTGCCCTTAAATAGCGATTGGTGGGTATGCATTCCGCTACCGTTATATCCAAACAGCGGCTTGGGCATAAACGTGGCATAGACCCCATGCCGAATAGCGATCTCTTTCACCACCAGTCGATAGGTCATGGCATAATCGGCCATGGTGAGCGCGTCGGTATAGCGGAGATCGATTTCGTGCTGGCTAGGCCCGACTTCATGATGCGTGTATTCCACTCGAATGCCCATATCCTCCAACATCAGCACA includes the following:
- a CDS encoding aldehyde dehydrogenase family protein, producing the protein MASTDQIIEQAHQAALRFRRLNQQQTDQIVRAVYLAAMNHRIELAKLAAEETQLGIWQHKVIKNVIASQLVYEHIKDQKTVGVIYSDSCSGIIELAQPIGPILGLIPVINPTSTAIFKILIAMKTRNPIILSSTPMSKNCVAETSRICDEAAREAGAPEHCIQWLGKPNLAKTKELMSHKRLSLILATGTNELVKAAYSSGTPTIGVGAGNVPVYIGASADIPFAVNNILLSKTFDNGSVCASEQAIVVKKEISDAVIAEFKRQKAYFLNEDEIEKVERIAYDRERGMMSPAVVGQSVQRIAQMAGISVPQDTSVLVAILDEVSPNCPLSAEILAPILAFYIEPDFETAIQRCAQITQFGGIGHTAVIYSNNPERIEYFSNMIDVARILVNTPSTQGALGGTFNTLPPSFTLSCGSGGKNSTTDNISIRHLLNIHRICRRRMNERWSNLDHDIYLDPAWTAEAIEREFNKNI
- the glnA gene encoding type I glutamate--ammonia ligase, whose product is MDNLRKQKVLELAKRNKVRFIRFWFSDLLGFLKSFAITIDEFENAMEEGMGFDGSSIEGFARIDESDMIAKPDIDTFQILPWKTADNSVVARVFCDIYTPDGQPYQGDPRWVLKKNLERMKSMGFDHFYVGPELEYFYFKNGNGNGTPEVLDHGGYFDLTPLDVASDLRKETVLMLEDMGIRVEYTHHEVGPSQHEIDLRYTDALTMADYAMTYRLVVKEIAIRHGVYATFMPKPLFGYNGSGMHTHQSLFKGNSNAFFSPTDPYHLSDVAKKYIAGLLKHAPEFTVITNQWVNSYKRLVPGYEAPVYLSWATRNRSDLIRVPGYKPGNEMATRVELRSPDPACNPYLAFAVMLSAGLEGIEKGYELAPPVERNVYTMTEKERKELGIASLPKDLHEAIQIARQSEWLRRTLGDHVYEKFLENKEIEWENYRAQVTSWELQRYLPVL